The following coding sequences are from one Arthrobacter sp. PvP023 window:
- a CDS encoding MFS transporter, with product MTEAKNAAVKPDAPGRARSQNPGTLVDAEIDELPAAEPTRVSSRRGLVYLGGCLVLIGLNLRTVFSSFAAVLPEIRSDAGLPGWAVVVLTTVPVTLLGVFAPLAPVLARRFGAERVLLGAMAVLTAGLLLRPVDLPGAGHLPALLAGTAACGAAIALCNVLLPGLVKRDFPHRLGLMGGLYTTAICASAALGAGFTYPVFSASGDWTAALWFWALPAAVVFLLFLPLALRQRHPRHQAVADGVNVWRSAVAWQVTIFMVLQAMMSFSVFAWLAPILRERGVDGGTAGLIVSASIVLQMLGSLFAPALAARFRDQRAINTVVALMTGGGFALSIFGPLDFIWVWTGLLGLGQGSLTAVALTMIMLRTRDGHTAAHLSGMMQGVGYGVGSTGTLMVGQLHQATGSFAASGVLFLVVGSLAAVFGFRAGRDRFIGG from the coding sequence GTGACCGAAGCTAAGAATGCCGCCGTGAAACCCGACGCTCCCGGGCGCGCCCGGAGTCAGAACCCCGGCACGCTGGTGGACGCCGAAATCGACGAGCTCCCCGCCGCAGAGCCCACCCGCGTCAGCAGCCGCCGCGGACTGGTTTACCTCGGCGGATGCCTGGTGCTGATCGGGCTGAACCTGCGGACGGTGTTCTCCAGTTTCGCCGCGGTGCTGCCGGAAATACGGTCCGACGCCGGGCTGCCGGGCTGGGCGGTGGTGGTCCTCACCACGGTGCCCGTGACCCTGTTGGGGGTCTTCGCGCCACTGGCGCCGGTCCTTGCCCGGCGTTTTGGTGCCGAGCGGGTGCTGCTCGGAGCCATGGCGGTGCTCACTGCCGGGCTGCTGCTCCGCCCTGTTGACCTGCCGGGCGCCGGGCACCTGCCCGCCCTCCTTGCCGGAACAGCGGCCTGCGGCGCCGCGATAGCCCTGTGCAACGTGCTGCTGCCGGGCCTGGTGAAGCGCGACTTCCCGCACCGGCTCGGGCTGATGGGCGGCCTTTACACCACTGCAATCTGCGCCTCGGCCGCCCTGGGCGCCGGGTTCACCTACCCGGTGTTCTCCGCCTCGGGGGACTGGACGGCGGCGCTGTGGTTCTGGGCGCTGCCCGCCGCGGTCGTATTTCTCCTGTTCCTTCCGCTTGCCCTTCGGCAGCGGCACCCGCGGCACCAGGCCGTTGCCGACGGCGTGAACGTGTGGCGCTCGGCGGTGGCCTGGCAGGTCACCATCTTTATGGTGCTGCAGGCCATGATGTCCTTCAGCGTGTTCGCCTGGCTGGCCCCCATCCTGCGGGAACGCGGAGTGGACGGCGGAACGGCCGGGCTGATCGTCTCCGCCTCCATTGTCCTGCAGATGCTCGGCTCACTCTTCGCACCGGCGCTCGCAGCACGGTTCCGCGACCAGCGGGCCATCAACACGGTGGTGGCGCTGATGACCGGCGGCGGGTTCGCACTCAGCATCTTCGGGCCGCTGGACTTTATCTGGGTGTGGACCGGGCTGCTGGGCCTCGGGCAGGGCAGCCTGACCGCGGTGGCGCTGACCATGATCATGCTGCGCACCCGTGACGGGCACACGGCAGCCCACCTGTCCGGCATGATGCAGGGTGTGGGCTACGGCGTCGGGTCCACGGGCACGCTGATGGTGGGACAACTTCATCAGGCCACGGGGTCCTTCGCCGCCTCGGGTGTGCTGTTCCTCGTGGTCGGGTCGCTCGCCGCAGTGTTCGGTTTCCGGGCCGGGCGGGACCGCTTCATCGGGGGTTAA
- the trmB gene encoding tRNA (guanosine(46)-N7)-methyltransferase TrmB yields the protein MSESPETPEPSAAQSPDAASESAPGQSQASRPVTPGSQASFGTYGGRPVSFVRRGTRLQGRRQQAWEEHSDRWAVDVPRHIANTSVHPDYVFDAEAEFGRTAPLIVEIGSGLGDAVCHAAEENPDWDFLAVEVYTPGLANTMIKINSRKLSNVRVVEANAPEVLATMLPAGSVSEVWVFFPDPWHKSRHHKRRLIQPEFAALVATALKPGGLFRVATDWSNYAVHVRDVMAGSADFVNLHDGERRGPESPLTQVWQSGVESLVGGAPVKEGRAPVSTEHTGPNEGVDETGGWAPRFEGRIRTSFENKAHEAGRLIFDLCYRRL from the coding sequence ATGAGCGAATCCCCAGAAACCCCCGAGCCTTCCGCTGCCCAGTCACCGGACGCAGCCTCTGAATCAGCCCCCGGGCAGTCGCAGGCCTCCCGGCCGGTGACCCCCGGCAGCCAGGCTTCGTTCGGCACCTACGGCGGCCGGCCGGTCAGCTTCGTGCGCCGCGGAACCCGGTTGCAGGGCCGCCGCCAGCAGGCCTGGGAAGAGCACTCGGACCGCTGGGCGGTGGACGTGCCGCGGCACATCGCCAACACCTCGGTGCACCCGGACTACGTGTTCGACGCCGAAGCGGAGTTCGGCCGCACGGCGCCCCTGATCGTGGAGATCGGTTCGGGCCTCGGCGACGCCGTCTGCCACGCCGCGGAGGAGAACCCGGACTGGGACTTCCTGGCCGTGGAGGTCTACACCCCCGGGCTCGCGAACACGATGATCAAGATCAACAGCCGCAAGCTCAGCAACGTGCGCGTCGTGGAAGCCAACGCTCCGGAAGTCCTGGCCACCATGCTCCCGGCAGGCTCCGTCAGCGAGGTGTGGGTCTTCTTCCCCGACCCCTGGCACAAATCACGCCACCATAAGCGCCGGCTCATCCAGCCCGAGTTCGCCGCGCTCGTAGCCACTGCCCTGAAGCCGGGCGGCCTGTTCCGCGTGGCCACCGACTGGTCCAACTACGCGGTGCACGTCCGCGACGTCATGGCCGGGTCGGCCGACTTCGTGAACCTGCACGACGGCGAGCGCCGGGGTCCCGAAAGCCCGCTCACCCAGGTGTGGCAGTCTGGCGTCGAATCCCTGGTGGGCGGCGCGCCCGTCAAGGAGGGCCGTGCCCCGGTAAGCACCGAACACACCGGACCCAACGAAGGCGTGGACGAAACCGGGGGCTGGGCGCCGCGCTTCGAGGGCCGCATCCGGACAAGCTTCGAAAACAAGGCCCACGAAGCAGGCCGCCTCATCTTCGATCTTTGCTACCGGCGGCTATGA
- a CDS encoding SRPBCC family protein, giving the protein MPQVRAERFIRLDPETAFAFSQTTGDFRLKWDPFISAQGWLDGARAAGKGVRTRTVSKMGLVMVSEYVSYAPPRNVGMTMVSGPWFFGNFGGGWRFTPADGGTRAVWKYTFTCRPAWLRPLAERIGSRLLGREIEKRIEAFARACEDPQLVAEFRALQP; this is encoded by the coding sequence ATGCCCCAGGTACGCGCCGAACGATTCATCCGACTCGACCCTGAGACCGCCTTTGCGTTCTCCCAGACCACAGGCGACTTCCGGCTGAAGTGGGATCCGTTCATTTCGGCTCAGGGCTGGCTGGACGGCGCCCGGGCCGCCGGCAAGGGCGTCCGCACCCGGACGGTCTCGAAGATGGGGCTGGTGATGGTGAGCGAATACGTCTCCTACGCACCGCCCCGGAACGTAGGCATGACCATGGTGTCCGGGCCGTGGTTTTTCGGCAACTTCGGCGGCGGCTGGCGTTTCACCCCGGCCGACGGCGGCACCCGGGCTGTCTGGAAGTACACCTTCACCTGCCGGCCGGCGTGGCTGCGGCCCCTGGCGGAGCGGATCGGCAGCCGGCTGCTGGGCCGTGAGATCGAAAAGCGCATCGAAGCATTCGCCCGGGCGTGCGAGGACCCGCAGCTCGTGGCGGAGTTCCGCGCCCTGCAGCCCTAG
- a CDS encoding class I SAM-dependent methyltransferase, producing the protein MTDAMRNYWDSQAETFDDEADHGLPDPTVRSAWEALLLPLIRHPASEVADLGCGTGSLSVLLGNAGHRVCGVDFSLRMVDIARAKAAGAGVPAEFVLGDASAPPLAPAAFDVVLARHVLWALPDPDAALARWSRLLRGPGTLILVEGLWGTGAGIPAQRCLELVRGHRTNATLTMLTDPALWGKEITDERYLIVSTC; encoded by the coding sequence ATGACTGATGCCATGCGCAACTATTGGGACAGCCAAGCCGAAACGTTCGACGACGAAGCGGACCACGGGCTCCCTGACCCAACCGTTCGCAGCGCATGGGAGGCGCTGCTGCTGCCGCTGATCCGGCACCCCGCCAGCGAGGTGGCCGATCTTGGCTGCGGCACCGGCAGTCTTTCTGTGCTGCTGGGCAACGCCGGCCACAGGGTCTGCGGCGTGGACTTTTCACTGCGGATGGTAGACATCGCCCGGGCCAAGGCCGCTGGCGCCGGGGTGCCTGCGGAGTTCGTTCTGGGCGACGCTTCAGCTCCGCCTCTGGCACCTGCGGCTTTTGACGTGGTTCTGGCCCGCCACGTCCTCTGGGCACTCCCTGATCCGGATGCCGCCCTTGCACGCTGGTCCCGGTTGCTGCGCGGACCCGGCACCTTGATCCTCGTGGAAGGGCTGTGGGGGACCGGCGCAGGGATTCCGGCGCAACGCTGTCTGGAACTGGTGCGCGGCCACCGCACGAATGCCACCTTGACCATGCTCACGGACCCGGCGCTCTGGGGCAAGGAGATCACGGATGAGCGTTACTTGATAGTCAGCACGTGCTAG
- a CDS encoding MFS transporter, protein MTSTVGMPAEVQVHKSHLRTLIGTGIGNAVEWYDWAIYATFSPFIASALFSKADPTSAFLATLAIFAVGFVARPFGGFVFGWIGDRIGRKTSMTFAVGLAALGSLLIGVAPTFEAVGAFASVMLLVARLIQGLAHGGELPSSQTYLSEMAPKEKRGFWATLIYTSGTAGILAGTLLGAVLSNVLSQADMNAWGWRIPFLIGGALGVYALVMRARMKETAAFESETPTEKHEPMWPQIWRHRKQALQVIGLTVGLTVSYYIWGVVAPSYAATTLKMDRGEALWAGVIANIVFIAALPFWGKLSDRIGRKPVLIMGSAGAALLHFPMTWLLKDSPWQLAVTMSVMLFFIAASAAIVPAVYAELFPTRIRTVGVGVPYSICVAVFGGTAPYLQTWLGTVGQANLFNVYAVLLLLIGIAFVFTIPETKGKDLTH, encoded by the coding sequence ATGACTTCCACCGTAGGCATGCCAGCCGAGGTCCAGGTTCACAAGTCCCACCTGCGTACCCTCATCGGCACCGGCATCGGCAACGCCGTTGAATGGTACGACTGGGCGATCTACGCCACGTTCTCGCCGTTCATCGCCAGCGCGCTGTTCAGCAAAGCGGATCCGACGTCGGCCTTCCTCGCCACCCTGGCGATCTTCGCCGTCGGCTTCGTGGCCCGCCCGTTCGGCGGCTTCGTGTTCGGGTGGATCGGTGACCGGATCGGCCGCAAGACGTCCATGACGTTCGCCGTCGGCCTGGCGGCGCTCGGCAGCCTGCTGATCGGCGTCGCCCCCACCTTCGAAGCTGTTGGCGCCTTTGCGTCCGTGATGCTGCTGGTGGCCCGCCTGATCCAGGGCCTGGCCCACGGCGGGGAGCTGCCGTCGTCGCAGACCTACCTCTCGGAGATGGCGCCCAAGGAAAAGCGCGGCTTCTGGGCAACGCTCATCTACACCTCCGGCACCGCCGGCATCCTGGCCGGGACCCTGCTCGGCGCCGTCCTGTCCAACGTCCTCAGCCAGGCCGACATGAACGCCTGGGGCTGGCGCATCCCGTTCCTGATCGGCGGCGCCCTGGGGGTTTACGCCCTGGTGATGCGCGCCAGGATGAAGGAGACGGCGGCCTTCGAGTCCGAGACTCCCACCGAGAAGCATGAGCCGATGTGGCCGCAGATCTGGCGGCACCGCAAGCAGGCCCTGCAGGTCATCGGCCTGACGGTGGGCCTCACCGTGAGCTACTACATCTGGGGCGTCGTGGCGCCCAGCTACGCCGCAACCACGTTGAAGATGGACCGCGGCGAAGCCCTCTGGGCCGGCGTGATCGCCAACATCGTCTTCATCGCCGCCCTGCCGTTCTGGGGCAAACTGTCCGACCGGATCGGCCGCAAACCGGTCCTGATCATGGGCTCCGCCGGTGCCGCCCTGCTGCACTTCCCCATGACCTGGCTCTTGAAGGACTCCCCCTGGCAGCTGGCCGTCACAATGTCCGTGATGCTGTTCTTCATCGCAGCCAGCGCCGCCATCGTTCCGGCCGTGTATGCCGAGCTCTTCCCCACCCGGATCCGCACCGTCGGCGTCGGTGTCCCCTACTCCATCTGCGTTGCCGTCTTTGGCGGCACAGCCCCCTACCTGCAGACCTGGCTCGGCACCGTCGGACAAGCCAACCTGTTCAACGTCTACGCCGTGCTCCTGCTGTTGATCGGCATCGCGTTTGTCTTCACCATCCCGGAAACCAAGGGCAAGGACCTGACGCACTAG
- a CDS encoding pyridoxal phosphate-dependent aminotransferase has protein sequence MVRGRTGRFARIQPFGIDKVAAAVGGDPDVLRMENLDTDIAPPPSAIIATRDAVGNKAANSWLPFTGTLALRQAVAHRLRQQTGLSYDPRSEVVITGGALAGMLSVLLATVDHGDEVILTDPTYAGMINRVRLAGAIPVFVPLMVSGGRWRLDPARLAAAVSARTRAILLMSPAMPTGHVLNDAEWGAVRDACLHADCWLLYDAAMDRILFDGLPYRHPASFPELAPHTITMGGVSKNYRMIGWRVGWVAGPPEVMGDVALAAIYNTAVASGFNQAGVLAALTNSDDGITGAVREWQSRRDLVTDELAGLPVVVPEGGWSLLLDAEALGMRAPELSRRLLVAGRIAATPMTAWGQDVAPRYVRLVYATEPVERLRGIGARVRAALEGD, from the coding sequence ATGGTCCGCGGCAGGACCGGGCGTTTTGCCCGGATTCAGCCCTTTGGCATCGACAAGGTGGCAGCCGCCGTCGGTGGTGATCCCGACGTGCTCCGGATGGAGAACCTGGACACGGACATCGCGCCGCCGCCGTCGGCCATCATCGCCACCCGCGACGCTGTGGGAAACAAGGCCGCCAACAGCTGGCTGCCCTTCACCGGCACGCTGGCCCTCCGCCAGGCCGTGGCGCACCGGCTCAGGCAGCAGACCGGGCTCTCTTACGATCCCCGTTCCGAGGTGGTGATCACCGGCGGCGCGCTCGCCGGAATGCTGAGCGTACTCCTGGCAACCGTGGACCACGGCGACGAAGTGATCCTCACGGATCCCACCTATGCGGGCATGATCAACAGGGTCCGGCTTGCAGGGGCCATCCCGGTGTTTGTTCCGCTGATGGTCTCCGGCGGGCGCTGGCGCCTGGATCCGGCGAGGCTTGCCGCGGCGGTTTCCGCGCGCACCCGGGCCATCCTGCTGATGAGCCCTGCCATGCCCACCGGCCACGTGCTCAACGACGCCGAATGGGGTGCCGTGCGTGATGCGTGCCTGCACGCGGACTGCTGGCTGCTGTATGACGCCGCCATGGACCGGATCCTGTTCGACGGCCTGCCGTACCGTCATCCGGCGTCGTTCCCGGAGCTGGCCCCGCACACCATCACCATGGGCGGAGTCTCCAAGAACTACCGCATGATCGGCTGGCGTGTCGGCTGGGTGGCCGGGCCCCCGGAGGTGATGGGAGACGTGGCCCTCGCCGCGATCTACAACACTGCCGTGGCCAGCGGCTTCAACCAGGCCGGGGTCCTCGCCGCACTGACCAACAGCGACGACGGGATCACCGGTGCCGTGCGGGAGTGGCAGTCGCGCCGGGACCTGGTGACCGACGAGTTGGCCGGGCTGCCCGTGGTGGTGCCTGAAGGCGGCTGGTCGCTGTTGCTGGACGCCGAGGCGCTGGGGATGCGGGCGCCGGAGTTGTCCCGGCGGCTCCTGGTGGCGGGCCGGATCGCCGCGACCCCCATGACGGCGTGGGGCCAGGACGTGGCTCCCCGGTACGTGCGGCTGGTCTACGCCACCGAACCGGTGGAGCGGCTGCGCGGTATCGGTGCGCGTGTCAGGGCCGCCCTCGAGGGCGACTGA
- a CDS encoding M20 family metallopeptidase: MSITADARELQGEIARFRHELHREPEIGLDLPRTQEKVLKALDGLPYEITLGESTTSVTAVLRGGAPHASAEKPAVLLRADMDGLPVHERTGVDFTSRIDGAMHACGHDLHTSMLAGAARLLADRRDQLAGDVVLMFQPGEEGFDGASHMIREGVLDAAGRRVDAAYAMHVFSALEPHAQFCTKPGVILSASDGLFVTVLGAGGHGSAPHSAKDPVTAVAEMVTALQVMITRQFNMFDPVVLTVGLLQAGTKRNVIPESARFEATIRTFSDASRERMMTAIRILLKGIAAAHGLEVDVDYRSEYPLSVTDEDETHTAEKTIQKLFGDSRLTRWATPLSGSEDFSRVMAEVPGTFIGLSAVAPGADHTSTPFNHSPYATFDDGVLSDGAALYAELAVSRIAALAAAGN, translated from the coding sequence ATGTCGATCACCGCCGATGCCAGGGAACTGCAGGGCGAAATTGCCAGGTTCCGCCACGAACTGCATCGGGAGCCGGAGATCGGTCTGGATCTCCCCCGGACCCAGGAAAAGGTGCTCAAGGCCCTGGACGGCCTGCCGTATGAAATCACCCTTGGTGAGAGCACGACGTCGGTCACTGCAGTCCTGCGCGGCGGCGCGCCGCACGCGTCGGCCGAGAAGCCGGCGGTCCTGCTCCGTGCGGACATGGACGGCCTGCCCGTCCACGAACGTACCGGCGTGGACTTCACGTCACGCATCGACGGCGCCATGCATGCCTGCGGCCATGACCTCCACACGTCCATGCTGGCCGGCGCCGCCCGGCTGCTGGCCGACCGCCGGGACCAGCTCGCCGGCGACGTTGTCCTGATGTTCCAGCCCGGCGAGGAAGGCTTCGACGGCGCCTCCCATATGATCCGCGAAGGCGTCCTGGACGCTGCCGGCCGGCGCGTGGACGCCGCCTATGCCATGCACGTGTTCTCCGCCCTGGAACCGCACGCGCAGTTCTGCACCAAGCCCGGCGTCATCCTGAGCGCCTCGGACGGACTCTTCGTCACCGTCCTGGGCGCCGGCGGCCACGGCTCCGCGCCGCACTCCGCAAAGGACCCCGTCACGGCCGTTGCCGAAATGGTGACCGCCCTGCAGGTGATGATCACCCGCCAGTTCAACATGTTCGATCCCGTAGTCCTCACGGTCGGCCTCCTGCAGGCCGGCACCAAGCGCAACGTCATCCCTGAATCCGCGCGCTTCGAAGCCACCATCCGCACCTTCTCCGATGCTTCCCGGGAACGGATGATGACGGCCATTCGGATCCTCCTCAAAGGCATCGCCGCGGCCCACGGCCTCGAGGTGGACGTCGACTACCGCTCCGAGTACCCCCTCAGCGTCACGGATGAAGACGAGACACACACCGCCGAAAAGACCATCCAGAAGCTCTTTGGCGATTCGCGCCTGACCCGCTGGGCCACCCCCCTCAGCGGCTCGGAGGACTTCTCCCGGGTGATGGCCGAGGTGCCTGGAACCTTCATCGGGCTCAGCGCCGTTGCCCCGGGTGCGGACCACACGTCCACCCCGTTCAACCATTCCCCCTACGCCACCTTTGACGACGGCGTCCTCTCCGACGGCGCAGCGCTCTACGCGGAGCTCGCTGTTTCCCGCATCGCGGCCCTTGCGGCTGCCGGCAACTGA
- a CDS encoding ABC transporter substrate-binding protein: MSSHQNPEGSTRIVAGQSTKPQNSAAKRKRALGIGIAAGLVALIAGGAAVASNLSRGTEAQPAAAAAAAAGTPAAELKLGYFGNVTHAPALVGVKQGFIARSLGDTRLSTQVFNAGPAAIEALNAGAIDATYIGPNPAINSFVKSQGESVSIIAGAAAGGAQLVVKPEIGSAADLKGKTLSTPQLGGTQDVALRAWLAGQGYKTNTDGSGDVAINPTENAQTLKLFQDGKLDGAWLPEPWASRLVLQAGAKVLVDEKDLWDGSLTGKPGEFPTTILIVNKKFAADHPDTVKALLKGHAESVAWLNSAAAAEKSGVINAALKEASGAELKADVIERSLKNIVFTVDPLAGTYKKLLEDGVKAGTTKQADINGIFDLTALNSVTAETGGSKVSAAGLGKD; encoded by the coding sequence ATGTCATCGCATCAGAACCCAGAAGGATCCACCCGCATCGTGGCGGGCCAAAGCACCAAACCACAAAACTCCGCAGCAAAGCGCAAGCGCGCCCTGGGAATCGGCATCGCCGCCGGGCTCGTCGCCCTGATAGCCGGCGGCGCCGCAGTGGCGTCGAACCTTAGCCGCGGCACTGAAGCACAGCCGGCCGCAGCCGCTGCAGCTGCCGCCGGCACGCCTGCTGCGGAGTTGAAGCTGGGCTACTTCGGCAACGTCACGCACGCCCCGGCACTGGTGGGCGTGAAGCAGGGTTTCATTGCCAGGAGCCTGGGCGATACCAGGCTCAGCACACAGGTGTTCAACGCCGGCCCGGCCGCGATCGAGGCGCTGAACGCCGGCGCGATCGACGCCACGTACATCGGCCCGAACCCGGCCATCAACTCGTTTGTGAAGAGCCAGGGTGAGTCCGTGAGCATCATCGCCGGCGCCGCGGCGGGCGGCGCGCAGCTGGTGGTGAAGCCGGAGATCGGTTCGGCGGCGGATTTGAAGGGCAAGACCCTGTCCACGCCGCAGCTGGGCGGGACCCAGGATGTGGCGCTGCGCGCGTGGCTGGCCGGCCAGGGGTACAAGACGAACACCGACGGCAGCGGTGACGTGGCGATCAACCCGACCGAGAACGCGCAGACGCTGAAGCTGTTCCAGGACGGCAAGCTCGACGGCGCGTGGCTGCCCGAGCCGTGGGCGTCCCGGCTGGTGCTGCAGGCCGGCGCGAAGGTCCTGGTGGACGAGAAGGATTTGTGGGACGGGTCGCTGACGGGCAAGCCGGGCGAGTTCCCCACCACCATCCTGATCGTGAACAAGAAGTTCGCCGCGGACCACCCGGACACCGTCAAGGCCCTGCTGAAGGGCCACGCCGAGTCCGTGGCCTGGCTCAACTCCGCGGCCGCCGCCGAGAAGTCCGGCGTCATCAACGCCGCCCTCAAGGAAGCGTCCGGCGCTGAACTGAAAGCCGACGTCATTGAACGGTCCCTGAAGAACATCGTCTTCACCGTGGATCCGCTGGCCGGAACCTACAAGAAACTGCTCGAGGACGGCGTGAAAGCCGGAACCACCAAGCAGGCGGACATCAACGGCATCTTCGACCTCACCGCACTGAACAGCGTCACCGCCGAAACCGGCGGCAGCAAAGTCTCCGCAGCCGGACTCGGCAAGGACTGA
- a CDS encoding MFS transporter, with protein sequence MNAEDRPVSRKLHGATPGHAASPAQPGLPHPVPEDRSLQRRVVTVLVGGQILGGIGMGATLSLGSLLAAQLSGSNAWSGMAATMSTLGAALAAVPLARLAQARGRRVSLSTGALIAGAGAILAITATALAVFPLLLLGLMLLGAGSAVNLQARFAATDLSLPGSRGRDLSIVVWSTTIGAVLGPNLFGPGEVVGAALGLPPLTGAFAFSVAAQLATAVVYATGLRPDPLLTAMASRVPDLEAPQPKSGLRILRSNPRARYAVAAVALSHATMVALMSMTPVHLRDHGASLTVVGLTISLHIAGMYGLSPVFGWMADKAGRLRTILLGQAMLLSSLVLAGFASDSGPAVTASLILLGLGWSASVVAGSALVAESAQLQDRPAIQGVSDLSMNAAAATGGALAGPVLAAVGYSGLGLISIALVATVIIWTALQPRSGAAELN encoded by the coding sequence ATGAACGCAGAGGACCGGCCTGTAAGCAGGAAGCTGCACGGGGCAACGCCGGGCCACGCCGCCAGCCCGGCCCAGCCCGGCCTTCCCCACCCCGTCCCGGAAGACCGCAGCTTGCAGCGCCGCGTTGTCACCGTCCTGGTCGGCGGCCAGATCCTCGGCGGCATCGGCATGGGCGCGACGCTTTCCCTGGGTTCCCTGCTGGCAGCCCAGCTCTCCGGATCCAACGCGTGGTCCGGAATGGCTGCCACGATGAGCACCCTCGGTGCCGCCCTCGCCGCTGTCCCCCTGGCCAGGCTTGCCCAGGCCCGCGGGCGCCGGGTATCACTGTCCACGGGCGCCCTCATTGCCGGCGCCGGCGCTATCCTGGCCATCACTGCCACGGCACTTGCCGTCTTTCCGCTGCTCCTGCTGGGCCTCATGCTCCTCGGAGCGGGCTCCGCGGTGAACCTGCAGGCACGTTTCGCCGCAACCGATCTTTCACTCCCCGGGTCGCGGGGCCGGGACCTCTCGATCGTGGTCTGGTCCACAACAATCGGAGCCGTTCTGGGCCCGAACCTTTTCGGCCCCGGCGAGGTGGTGGGTGCCGCGCTCGGCCTGCCCCCGCTGACCGGCGCATTCGCCTTTTCCGTGGCCGCCCAGCTTGCAACCGCCGTCGTTTATGCAACCGGCCTGCGGCCGGACCCGCTCCTCACCGCGATGGCCTCCCGCGTGCCCGACCTCGAAGCGCCCCAGCCCAAGAGCGGCCTGCGGATCCTGCGCAGCAACCCCCGGGCGAGGTATGCGGTGGCCGCCGTCGCCCTCAGCCACGCCACCATGGTGGCGCTCATGTCCATGACGCCCGTCCACCTGCGCGACCACGGGGCCAGCCTCACAGTGGTTGGCCTGACGATCAGCCTGCACATCGCCGGCATGTACGGGTTGTCCCCCGTATTCGGCTGGATGGCGGACAAAGCGGGCCGGCTGCGCACCATCCTGCTGGGCCAGGCCATGCTGTTGTCTTCGCTGGTGCTGGCCGGATTCGCGTCGGATTCAGGTCCGGCCGTGACCGCAAGCCTGATCCTGCTGGGGCTTGGCTGGTCCGCCTCGGTGGTTGCCGGGTCCGCACTGGTGGCCGAATCGGCACAGCTGCAGGACCGGCCGGCCATCCAGGGCGTTTCGGACCTGAGCATGAACGCAGCCGCGGCTACGGGCGGTGCGCTGGCCGGCCCGGTGCTGGCCGCCGTCGGCTATTCCGGGCTTGGTTTGATCTCCATCGCGCTGGTGGCCACCGTGATCATCTGGACCGCGCTGCAGCCGCGGTCCGGAGCCGCCGAACTGAACTGA
- a CDS encoding DUF1206 domain-containing protein, producing MARLAFNTACGTDPRPRELHEGPDIKKELREAAGTAEEVTNSRPLELMARAGFAVSGILHFLVGAIAIRLAMGGQGKADVSGAVQELSGQPAGPILLWSSFAACVALAIWQTSDAIFDFSHLPKREKIGKKLKAAGQAVVFAAFAVTLASFAIGAGKDNSQSTSDFTIALMRAPGGIALLIVIGAAVAVTGIVYGIRGVRKSFEKNLRMPAPGTMRTGVTVLGVVGYVAKGFALLLVGLLIVIATIRSHPEESTGLDGGLKALRDQPFGLYLLAAAGIGLICYGVYSIMRAKLAKM from the coding sequence GTGGCACGATTGGCCTTTAACACCGCATGCGGGACAGACCCGCGGCCACGAGAACTGCACGAGGGTCCGGACATCAAAAAAGAACTGAGAGAAGCCGCCGGGACGGCTGAGGAAGTCACCAATTCGCGGCCGCTGGAGCTTATGGCCCGCGCAGGGTTCGCAGTGAGCGGCATCCTGCATTTCCTGGTGGGCGCCATCGCCATCCGCCTGGCCATGGGCGGCCAGGGCAAGGCTGACGTCAGCGGTGCCGTGCAGGAACTCTCCGGCCAGCCGGCCGGTCCCATCCTGCTGTGGAGCAGCTTCGCCGCCTGCGTGGCGCTGGCAATCTGGCAGACCAGCGATGCGATCTTCGACTTCAGCCACCTGCCGAAGCGCGAAAAGATCGGCAAGAAGCTCAAGGCGGCAGGCCAGGCCGTGGTTTTTGCCGCGTTCGCCGTCACGCTGGCCTCGTTCGCCATCGGCGCTGGAAAGGACAACAGCCAGTCCACGAGCGATTTCACCATCGCGCTGATGAGGGCCCCCGGCGGCATAGCGCTGCTGATCGTCATCGGCGCAGCGGTGGCCGTCACGGGAATCGTGTACGGGATCCGCGGCGTCCGGAAGTCGTTCGAAAAGAACCTCAGGATGCCTGCCCCGGGCACCATGCGCACCGGGGTGACCGTCCTGGGCGTGGTGGGTTACGTCGCGAAGGGCTTCGCACTGCTGCTGGTGGGCCTGCTGATCGTCATTGCTACCATCCGGTCGCATCCGGAGGAATCCACCGGGCTCGACGGCGGATTGAAGGCGCTGCGTGACCAGCCGTTCGGGCTGTACCTGCTGGCCGCCGCCGGAATCGGCCTGATCTGCTACGGCGTGTACTCGATAATGCGGGCGAAGCTGGCGAAGATGTGA